DNA sequence from the Bacillus pumilus genome:
AGCGCAAATGCGGTCCAGACAATGACTGTCCAGTTCCCTGTTGGCAACAATGTATCAATAAAGTAGTTCACGATAAGCGGGAAACCCAGTTCCATTAATCCAACGGCGACAGCGCAAAAGAAATCTAAAAAGAACAGACCTCGATAGGGCCTGTAATAGGCGAAAAAGCGTTTTAGCATATGTAAAAGAACCTCATTTCCTCTATAATTGATAATCATTTTCAATTATAGAGGAATCCTCTTCAAAATACTAGATTAGGAAATGATTTCTTTGACTAGAAATCCTCATAGAACGCCAGAAAACAACCGAGCAAATGATTCCTTTAATCGTTCTTTTAAGCCTCTTTTATAAAAATGAACAGGTCCCATCTGCTCACATTCCATCATATCTTCCTCATAGTGTACCATCAGTTGTTCAATGGGCTTTTTCGCGGCTGTAAAGACATTGACCTCAAAATTGAGCTGAAAGCTTCTCATATCCACATTTGCAGTGCCGACAGAGGCAAGTTCTCCATCTGCGATCATTACTTTTTGATGCATGAAGCCCTTTTGATAGTGATACACCTTGATGCCCTCTTTTAGAAGCTCAGAAAAATAGGATCGTGTGGCGTATTGTGTGAGAAAGCCGTCATTGATCTCCGGTACCATCACCCGGACATCCACCCCTCTTGTCGCAGCAATTTTCAATGCTGTACGAAGGGATTCATTAGGGACAAAATAAGGTGTCGCAATCCAGACAAATTGTTTCGCATTTGAGATGAGTGCATCATATAAATCACTCATACTTTCTTTCATATCGGGTCCAGTTGGTACAACCTGAATGACATCCTCTCCCGTCACAGGATGCGGCGTATGATATTTCGGATCATCAATTAATACTTCATCTGATACATACTCCCAGTCGAGCATAAAAATAGAGTGAAGGGTTTGGACAGCCTCACCCTTTAACATGGTATGCGTATCACGCCAAAAACCGATATTTTCATCACGTCCGACATATTCTTTTCCGACATTTAACCCGCCGACAAATCCTGTCTTCCCATCAATGATCACGATTTTGCGGTGATTGCGGAAATTGAATTTTTGATTAAAGAAACCATATTTTAAAGGCAGAAAAGGAGCGACCTTGACTCCTGCCTGCTTCAAGCGTTTAATATCTTTTCGGGAGAAGCGAATGCTGCCAGCCGCATCATAGATGAAGCGAACCTCTACCCCTTCTTTCACTTTTTCTATCAAAATCTCCATCATCCGGTGCCCGAGGAAATCCGATTTGAACATGTAATATTCTATATGGATGAACGATTTTGCCTTTTTTAATTCTTCAAAAATACGGGGAAACGTCTCCTCCCCATTTTTTAAAATGTCCATATCACTATTTGTGTTCACATGCATGCCTGTTGCTTTTTCTGTGTAATGAAAAAAAGTCCGCTGATTTTCGGTTAGACTTGATTCATCCGGCTTGCTCTCAAGCTCAGATATTCTGCGTAGTTTTTCACGGTTGTACATTCTTTTTGATTTGAATAAATGACCTTTCACATAGAGCTGTCCCGAGAACAAATAAAACATATAGCCAATGATCGGGAAAAAGATTAAAACATACATCCATAAGAGTGTGTGCTGTGATGTACGGTTCTCTAGCATGAGCGAGATGATACTAAATAAAATAATGGCGATATAAACTGCTGCGTACAGCTGAACACTCCACGCTGGAACCGGCCACCAATACACCACATATGCCCCGAATATCATAAAATATAAAAATAAAAATTCCAGTCTCCTCTTTTTCACATTCTTCGCCCTCATTCGTTTCTGTCTTTTCTCTTCCATACCCTTTGCACAGCTTGTATGAAACGCACGGTCCACTTCTTTCTTCTAGCTTTTACAGACTTGGACCATTTGATCCGATATAATGGATAAATATGTGATGGAAAGGAAGATTTGTTTATGCATACACCACCTCCTTTAAAAAAAGGCAGTCATCTTCGTGTCATTGCCCCAAGCCGAAGTGCCAGCATTTTATCAAAAGAAGGAATCGCTCAGGCAAAAAAGCGTTTAGAGATGTTAGGCTTCACTGTCTCCTTTGGACAGCACGCGTTTGAATGTGACCTTCACTCCTCTTCATCTATTGAGCACCGCTTGTCTGATCTGTATGAGGCGTTCATGGATGATGAAGTTGACGGTATTTTGACAGCAATCGGAGGCTTCAATTGCAATGAGCTCTTACCTTATATTGATTACGACTTGATTCGTCAGCACCCTAAAGTCCTTTGCGGCTACAGTGACATTACCGCACTCGCAAGTGCTATTACTGCCAAATGTGAGATGGTGACATACTCTGGACCCCATTTCTCCAGCTTTCAAATGGAACAGGGACAAGAGGAGCAGACCGCTATGTTTCAAGCCTGCTTGATGAATGGTAGTGAGTCTTTTAATGTGAATCCTTCGACAAAGTGGAGTGATGATGCGTGGTATCTTGATCAAGCGAACAGACAGTTTCATCCGACGAAATGGGGAATATATCAAGAGGGAACAGCCGAAGGTACCTTGTATGGCGGTAACCTTTGTACACTGAACTTACTGCAAGGGACATCGTTTATGCCTCATATTAAGGATGCCATCTTATTTGTGGAGGATGATGATTTGGTTTTCCCTGAAATGTTCGCCAGAGACCTCACATCCCTCTTACAGCATGCAGAATCCATTAAAGGGCTGATCATCGGACGCTTTCAGAAGAAATCCAAGATGACAGAGGAACATTTGAGATTCATCCTAGATAAGCACCCCATGCTCAAACACATTCCAGTGATCTACGATGTCGATATCGGACATACACAGCCGGTCTTCACCTTACCGATTGGCGGAAACGTTCAGCTAGCGTGTGAAAATGGAGACGTGAAGCTGCGTATTCATTCATAACTAATAAAAGCCAAAAAGCACCCGAATATGTGGTGCTTTTTTCTATGCCACCAACTTTTTTAAAAATTTTTTAGAAAAAGTGATCCAACCCTCCATCCCCTTCGTTAAGTAGATGTAAAAAGAAAAGAGAGGAGGCAAAAACATGTTTTCTGATGTACTTAGCCAATTATTCGATTCTATTTCTAACATTATTAATACGCTTGGGTAATGTTCAACATCCGCTGTCTCTAGTAGATAGCGGATGTTTTTATTTAACAGATTCTGAATGGAATCAATTTAAATAACTATAAGGAACCTTGTTTGATTATCATCAATTCAAAAGACCTTTTATGAATTTGTTTCTACAAATCCAATTGGATGTTATGATCTATTAAAGGAATATATTAACTATATGAAGGAGATATAATGATAAAACGTTTGATTGGTTTGTTTTTTATTACTCTTTGTATTGTTGGATTAAGCTTCACTTCAAAAACTCTCACCCTTTCTGAAGAGGAATTAGATGAAAAGGTCATCCACGTATTGGACTCATTATGGGAAGAGCATGCATTGTTTAACTATCAAATTATCAAGACTGATCCCACAATTTCCATCGGCATCGATACTTCAAAAGATATGGCAAGTTTGCAATCTGTCTTAGAAAAGAAACTTCCTAAACAAGCATTAGAGGATTATGAAATTGAGATTTTTCAGAGAAATAAAAGTGATCTAAAAGCTGATTGATGAAAAACACGAAGAAACCCACTCTCGTTCCGAGCGGGTTTCTTCGTGTTCTTACATCTTTTCCGGTGCCGATACGCCAATGAGTTTTAATGCATTCGCAAGCGTAATTTGTGTTGCTTTCATGAGTGAAAGACGTGCTGTTGTTTTTGTTTCGTTTTCTACATCAATGACCTTCTCGGCATTGTAGAAGCTGTGAAGGGCTGATGCAAGGTCATAAATATAGTTTGTCACACGGTGCGGAATACGCTTTTCAGCTGCTTCTGCTACAACTTCTGGGAAGCTACCAATGATTTTGAGAAGATCGTATTCTTTTTCCGATTGAATGTGAGAGAAATCTGCTTTTTCAAGGTTTGGCTCGTAGCCTTTTTCTTCCCCTTGACGCAGCATGCTGCAAATTCTCGCATGGGCATATTGTGCGTAGTACACAGGGTTTTCGTTAGACGTAGAAATCGCTAAGTCTAGGTCAAAGTCCATATGTGTCGCCGCACTTCTCATCGCGAAGAAATAACGAGTGGCATCTAGGCCTACTTCTTCAATCAGATCACGCATGGTGACGGCTTTTCCTGTACGTTTACTCATCTTCATCTTTTCACCGTTTTTGTATAGGTGAACGAGCTGAATGATTTCTACTTCAAGCTTGCCAGCAGGATATCCAAGTGCTTGAATCGCCGCTTTCATTCGAGGGATATAGCCGTGATGGTCCGCTCCCCAAATGTTAATGAGCTGATCAAAGCCTCTGTCTAATTTGTCTTTATGATATGCGATATCTGGAAGCAAGTAAGTGAAGCTGCCGTCTTTTTTAATGAGCACGCGGTCCTTGTCATCGCCAAAATCAGTTGAACGCAGCCACGTTGCGCCGTCTTCTTCAAAGACATAGCCTTTAGCGCGAAGAGTTTCCAGCGCTGGTTCGATTTTTCCGTTTTCATATAAAGAGGTTTCTGAATACCATACATCAAATGGGACACGGAAATTCTCAAGGTCTACACGTAATTTCTCTAACTCGTATTTTAAGCCGTATTCACGGAAGAACTTCATACGTTCTTCTTCTGGCTCATGCACGAAACGGTCACCAAATTCATCTGCCAGCTTTTGCCCGATGCCTTTGATGTCTTCTCCTCTATAGCCGTCTTCAGGCATCTCTTTTTCAAGACCGAGCGCCTCAAAGTAACGTACCTCTACAGATAAAGCGAGGTTATTGATCTGATTGCCTGCATCGTTGATATAGTATTCACGGCTCACCTCGAACCCTGCTTTATCAAGGATGTTGCAAAGAGAATCACCTACAGCTGCTCCGCGGGCATGTCCAAGGTGAAGGTCACCTGTTGGGTTGGCTGAGACGAATTCAACTTGCACCTTTTGGCCGCCGCCTGTATTCGTTTCACCATATGCCTCTTTTGCTTCAAGGACAGCTGGGATCAGCTTTGTTAAATACTGATTGTTCATATAAATATTAATGAACCCTGGACCTGCGATATCCAGTTTTTCAATAGAAGCTTTCCCTTTATCAAACGCTTTGACAATGTCCTCTGCGATTTGACGAGGTGCTTTTTTTGCAATGCGGGCAAGCTGCATCGCCATGTTGGTGGAGTAATCACCGTGAGTTTTATCTTTCGGCACTTCTAAAAGGACATCTGGTACCTGGCTTTCATCAGCAAGTCCTGCTTTGACGACTGCCGCAATAATTTCTTCCTTTAACGCATCTTTGACCTGTTCTGCGATATTCATGAACGTAAATCCTCCTTATACGAAATCGATAATGTATGTAAATGCTTTTGATCTTCCCCTGTCAGCATATCGTACGTAATGTGCAGCAGTCCCTTGTCCACATCGAGATCAATGCCATGTGTGTGTACATCAAGCTGTAGTGTACCGAATGGCATCGTGTAATGTGTGACGGTCGTTTCTCCAATGAGAAAGCGCTGCTTCATTTGAATGGCCCCTGATCTCATGACAAAAATTTCTTTTTCACTCATTTTCACAACGGTTTTTACTTGACCCATTTCATGTTCTTCATGGTAAGTGAGATACGTTTTGTCATTCTTTTCTTGATACGTTCCAGTCGTGCGGAATTCGATCGTTTCAGCCGGCTCCGTCTCTGGTTTCATCACTGACTTTACATGAATTGAAATTTGGTTTTGTGTCATTTTGCACTTCCTTTGCTAAGACCCGTTTAACTAAAATAGTATACCATATTCATGATCGCCTATCATACCATCATTTCTCTTCTTCACTGCGATTAAACTTCGTTTTTGATCTTACACCATCCCTTTAGAAAAAAAGAAACAGGAAACTGACTAATACCACCAACACAGCCTTTACGCCCATGTCTTTTCTTTTGATTAAATAAAAAAGAGCTTGTACGCCTGAACTTGCCAAAAATACCTGAAAAAAATCAAATGGCACGATCTGTGCTCGCTTAAATATCACCTGCATGAATAACGCAATGGCCGTCAAATAGAAAAAGCCTCGATCTTGAAACAGCCCCAACATCTCTTCCTTTGCTTCCTTTTTCGAAGCAAAAACGGGCGGCGCAGCTGCGAGCTCTCGTTTCAGCGTGAGAAAACCCGCCGCTAACACACAAAAAGCGAGAAGCACCATCAATATAGAAGAAAACATGAACTGCCTCCTTTATTTTTTGATCCATGTAAAAAAAGAGCTTGTCCACATGAGATGACAAGCTCCTCTATCAAGGTGTTATTTCACAAATCCAAGCAGCATTTCGCGTAAAAGCTTGCTCGCTGTATTCGCTGTTTGGTCGGAATGATCGTATACAGGTGCTACCTCTACAAGGTCTGCACCGACTACTTGAACCTCAGATCCTGCAATGGCATGAATAGATGCAAGCAGCTCTTTTGATGTAATACCGCCAGCATCCACCGTGCCTGTACCAGGTGCATGAGCTGGGTCGAGTACATCAATGTCGATCGTCACATAAACTGGACGCCCCTTCAGCTTTGGCAATACTTGCTTCAACGGCTCCAGCACTTCAAATTTAGAAATGTGCATGCCCGCTTCTTTTGCCCATTCAAATTCTTCCTTCATCCCAGAACGAATCCCAAAAGAGAACACATTCTCAGGTCCAATGAGTCCTGCTACTTTACGAATCGGTGTTGAATGAGACAGAGGCTCACCCTCGTATTCCTCACGAAGATCCGTATGTGCGTCCATATGGATAATCGCCAAATCAGGATATTTCTTATGCATCGCACGGAAAACCGGCCAAGACACAAGATGCTCGCCGCCCATTCCTAATGGAAACTTCCCTTTTTCTAAAATGCTGTCGACATACTCTTCAATTAAGTCCAAGCTTTTCTGAGCATTTCCAAAAGGAAGCGGAATGTCACCGGCATCAAAGAATGGCACCTCGTGCAGTTCACGATCTAAATAAGGGCTGTATTCCTCTAATCCAATCGAAACTTCACGAATACGGTTTGGGCCAAAACGTGAGCCTGGTCTATAACTGACGGTCCAATCCATCGGCATACCATATAAAATGACTTTTGCATCTTCCCATGTCGGATGACTTCCAATAAACACTTTTCCTGAATAAGCCTCGTCGAATCTCATGCAAGATTCCTCCTTTTACGCTTCAAAAAATGCGCAAACTGTTATTTGCGCATTTCCTCTTCGCTTGATTTATTTGATTAAGTCGCTCACAAATTTCGGCAGAACGAATGCCGCTTTGTGTAATTCTTTTGTGTAATATTTCGTGTCAATATCAAAGAAACGGCTGTCTTCTACAGCAAGTGGATCATATTTTTTTGAACCGATGGTAAATGTCCAAAGACCACTTGGATACGTTGGAATATTTGCTGTGTAAAGCTTCGTGATTGGGAAAATCTCTTTCACATCACGCTGTACATTTGTAATCAGCTCAGGTGTGAACCAAGGATTGTCCGTTTGTGCCACGAAAATACCGTCTTCTTTGAGTGCTTTTGAAATTCCTGCGTAAAATCCTTTAGAGAACAGGTTCACAGCTGGTCCAACTGGTTCAGTTGAGTCCACCATGATGACATCATACTCGTTGTCAGCTTCAGCAATGTGCATAAAGCCGTCTCCGACTTTGACATCCACACGAGGATCGTCTAGTTTTCCAGCAATCGAAGGAAGGAATTTTTTCGAGTATTCGATGACTTTGCCATCAATATCAACAAGTGTCGCTTTTTTCACACTTGGATGCTTCAGGATTTCACGAATGACACCGCCGTCTCCTCCGCCTACGACGAGAACATTTTCCGGGTTTGGATGAGTGAAAAGAGGAACATGTGCCACCATTTCATGATATACAAACTCATCTTTCTCAGACGTCATCACCATACCGTCTAAAAACAGCATATTGCCAAACTCTTCTGTTTCCACCATTTCTAAATGCTGAAAATCTGTTTGTTCTGTGTGAAGGGTTTTGTTCACCTTCAATGTAATACCAAAATTCTTCGTTTGCTTCTCTGTATACCAAAGTTCGCTCATTGTCCATCTTCCTCTCATCCAATAATAAACAAACATCTATTGTTAGTGCCTTTATCGGCTATGACTATATCGATTGTCCAAGAAAAAAGTATAGTGGATTCATATCAAATTGTAAAGAACCGCATGACTTCTCTTCAATTTTAATGCACGCTCTTTCAATCATTTGTTTAAAACGGTTTTCTTTGTTCCATACTGATAAAAAACCGTCAAAATGGGGGCTTTGCATGGACACAATCATGAGTAATAAAAAAATCCGCATGACCGTGAAAACGATTCGAGCCTGTTTTTTTATTGGTTTGCTCGCTTTTCTATTTGCAGGCACTGTCTTTTTGACGATTCTTTTAATAGCCAAATGGCAAGGCGCCCCTTCTGTTCAAGTTCCCCAATCTACGACCATTTATGCAGCCGATGGTTCAAAGCTTGGAGAATCCAGCTTTGGAGAAAAGAGATATTGGGTGCCCTTAAAGGACATGTCCCCTTATATCAGGCAGGCAGCTGTAGCTGTTGAGGATAAAACCTTTTATGAGCATCATGGCTTTGATGTGAAACGGATGGCGGGTGCTGCAGTGGCTGATATTCGTGCCATGGCTAAGGTACAAGGCGCCAGCACGATCACCCAGCAATATGCACGAAATCTGTATTTAGATCATGATAAAACGTGGAAGCGGAAGTGGAATGAAGCCTTTTACACGATTCGCTTAGAGCAAAACTATACAAAAGATGAGATTTTAGAAGGATACTTGAACACCATTTATTATGGTCATGGAGCTTATGGCGTGGAAGCAGCGTCCCGTCTGTATTTCGGAAAAAAGGCAAAGAATTTGACCCTCGCTGAATCTGCCTTACTTGCCGGTATCCCAAAGGGCCCTTCTCTCTACTCCCCTTATGTGAATGAAGAGAAAGCCGGCGCAAGAAAGAATATGATTTTGAGGCACATGCAAGAGGACGGCATGATTACGAAAAAGGCAGCCGCTGAAGCCGCGAAAGAAAAACTGTCCTATCGCCCTTTGCAAAAGAAGCAGCTGCAAGCAAAGCAAGCCCCGTATTTTTATGATGATGTGATTCGTGAGTTGAAACAAAGCTTGGGGTTAACTGAGGAACAGATCGAAACCTATGGCCTTCATATCCAAACGACTTTAAATCCAGAGTTACAGAAAATTGCTGAGAAGACGTTAAAAAGCACAATCTATTCGAAATCAGACATCCAAATCGGCTTTACCGCTATCCATCCCCAAACTGGTCATGTACTCGCCCTCATTGGGGGAAGAGATTATGAGAAAAGTCCATTCAACCGGGTGACACAAGCGAAAAGACAGCCCGGTTCAACAATGAAGCCTCTTCTCTATTACATTGCCTTGCAAAATGGGTTTACACCAGCAACCGTCATGCGCAGTGAAGAAACGGTTTTTGAGCTCGATGATCAAGGAAGCGGCGCTGCTTATTCACCAAGCAATTATCATGGCTATTACGCCAATGACGGCATTACCATGCTTCAAGCCTTGGCGCTGTCTGATAATATTTATGCCGTGAAAACCCATCTATTTTTAGGAATGGAGCAGCTTGTACGTGCTGGCAAAACATTTGGCATCAACGAAAAACTAGATCAAGTGCCATCACTTGCCCTAGGCACGTCTCCTATCAAACCAATTGAAATGACCAATGCTTACGCAATGCTTGTCAATGGCGGAAAACGAGTCAAACCCACCTTTATTACAAAAGTAACGGATGCTAAAGGCAACGTGCTTTTTGAAGAAAAACAAAAACGAGAGCAAGTCTTAGATGAAAAGGCAGCCTTTGTCACCACCGACATGATGTCAGGAATGTTCAATGATCAGCTAAACGGCTATACGAGTGTCACAGGCCGCACCATTATGAAGGATCTCACGCGAACATACGGAGGAAAATCGGGAACGACAGGAGCCGACAGCTGGATGATCGGCTTTTCTCCCCAGCTCGTCACAGGTGTGTGGACGGGCTATGATAAAGGGCGTACCATTGACTCGGTCGAAGAAACAGCCTATGCAAAAAAGATATGGGCATCCTTTATGGAATCAGCCCTCTCCAAACAGCCAGCGTCCTCCTTCATGCCGCCAGACGGCGTAAAAGGTGTGTATATCAATCCAAAAACCGGCGATCTCGCAGGCCCAGGATGTGAATCAAAGGTATTCACCTATTTTATAGAAGGAACGGAGCCGACAGGTGTGTGCTACGGTGCTGAGGATAAATCATCTGAGCAAGATCCAGTTCAAGATCAAAAGCCAAAGAAATGGTGGGAAAAGTGGTTGAAACGTTAAAAAAAGACATGAAAAACCCCGAGATTTACATCTCGGGATTCTCCATGTCCTAGCTTTAACACCAGTTTACTCAAAAACCAGCTGGAATTGGTAGCAATTCGCCATTCTTCACAAAAATTTCACAATTATTCAGGGACAGACAATCCTTCTTTTAATTCATCTGTGGATGCTTCCCATAGTGCTTCATTATGACTCTTCAAGAAATCAGCCAGCACCTTTTTCGATACATCATCCATATGACTGACGACGATATTTCGCTTCATTGATTTATCCATGAAATTCACATGCTCTGGAAGCGACTTATACCCGCGGCGGATTGAACGGTCGACGGTCATTTCGCAAGCCGTCACACCCGCATAATAAGGACCTTCTTCTCTGCGGTCAATGGTCACCCATACGAGCCAATACGGCTTTCCGTTCGGTACCTCTTCTTTTGTTTTCAAAAATTTAATTCCTTTTTCCACGGCACTTCTTGCATGCATCGCACCAATATCAATGACAGCTTCCTTTTCCTCTACGTCAATGATCACCGGCGAAATGTTATCTAGGCTGAGCGCACCAGCTCCAAAGCCTCCGTGTCCGTCGGTTGCATCTGTTTTTTTAATGATGTTAAAACCAATTGGTTTCTTCTTTTTACCTTCCATTCATTAAACCTCCTAAAGCAGCGGCTTCAAAATAAGATTAAACCATTGAATGATTTGATCCCGCATTCCGATCAATGGACCAAAAACAAACTGTCCTAGCGGCGTGATCACGAATATGAGAAAAATAATGATCCCATATTGTTCGAATTGCGTCATTTTCGCCCGGATACGGGGGCTGACGACGTCCTCAATAATACGATACCCATCCAGCGGCGGAAGTGGCAATAAGTTAAATAGGAACAAAATGACGTTCAAGTTAATAAATATCCGGAAGAAATGATCAACTCCCGGCTCAAAGCGCATGAGCGACTCCCCGCCAAATTTCTGAAGAAGCACGTACACGAAAAAGCCTAGAAACGCCAACACTAAGTTACTTAAAGGGCCAGCAATCGAGACGCAGATTCCTGCTAAGCGCGGGTTTTTGAAATGGTAACGATTGACCGGTACAGGTCTCGCCCAG
Encoded proteins:
- the cls gene encoding cardiolipin synthase, which codes for MKKRRLEFLFLYFMIFGAYVVYWWPVPAWSVQLYAAVYIAIILFSIISLMLENRTSQHTLLWMYVLIFFPIIGYMFYLFSGQLYVKGHLFKSKRMYNREKLRRISELESKPDESSLTENQRTFFHYTEKATGMHVNTNSDMDILKNGEETFPRIFEELKKAKSFIHIEYYMFKSDFLGHRMMEILIEKVKEGVEVRFIYDAAGSIRFSRKDIKRLKQAGVKVAPFLPLKYGFFNQKFNFRNHRKIVIIDGKTGFVGGLNVGKEYVGRDENIGFWRDTHTMLKGEAVQTLHSIFMLDWEYVSDEVLIDDPKYHTPHPVTGEDVIQVVPTGPDMKESMSDLYDALISNAKQFVWIATPYFVPNESLRTALKIAATRGVDVRVMVPEINDGFLTQYATRSYFSELLKEGIKVYHYQKGFMHQKVMIADGELASVGTANVDMRSFQLNFEVNVFTAAKKPIEQLMVHYEEDMMECEQMGPVHFYKRGLKERLKESFARLFSGVL
- a CDS encoding S66 peptidase family protein, yielding MHTPPPLKKGSHLRVIAPSRSASILSKEGIAQAKKRLEMLGFTVSFGQHAFECDLHSSSSIEHRLSDLYEAFMDDEVDGILTAIGGFNCNELLPYIDYDLIRQHPKVLCGYSDITALASAITAKCEMVTYSGPHFSSFQMEQGQEEQTAMFQACLMNGSESFNVNPSTKWSDDAWYLDQANRQFHPTKWGIYQEGTAEGTLYGGNLCTLNLLQGTSFMPHIKDAILFVEDDDLVFPEMFARDLTSLLQHAESIKGLIIGRFQKKSKMTEEHLRFILDKHPMLKHIPVIYDVDIGHTQPVFTLPIGGNVQLACENGDVKLRIHS
- the argS gene encoding arginine--tRNA ligase translates to MNIAEQVKDALKEEIIAAVVKAGLADESQVPDVLLEVPKDKTHGDYSTNMAMQLARIAKKAPRQIAEDIVKAFDKGKASIEKLDIAGPGFINIYMNNQYLTKLIPAVLEAKEAYGETNTGGGQKVQVEFVSANPTGDLHLGHARGAAVGDSLCNILDKAGFEVSREYYINDAGNQINNLALSVEVRYFEALGLEKEMPEDGYRGEDIKGIGQKLADEFGDRFVHEPEEERMKFFREYGLKYELEKLRVDLENFRVPFDVWYSETSLYENGKIEPALETLRAKGYVFEEDGATWLRSTDFGDDKDRVLIKKDGSFTYLLPDIAYHKDKLDRGFDQLINIWGADHHGYIPRMKAAIQALGYPAGKLEVEIIQLVHLYKNGEKMKMSKRTGKAVTMRDLIEEVGLDATRYFFAMRSAATHMDFDLDLAISTSNENPVYYAQYAHARICSMLRQGEEKGYEPNLEKADFSHIQSEKEYDLLKIIGSFPEVVAEAAEKRIPHRVTNYIYDLASALHSFYNAEKVIDVENETKTTARLSLMKATQITLANALKLIGVSAPEKM
- a CDS encoding DUF1934 domain-containing protein, which encodes MTQNQISIHVKSVMKPETEPAETIEFRTTGTYQEKNDKTYLTYHEEHEMGQVKTVVKMSEKEIFVMRSGAIQMKQRFLIGETTVTHYTMPFGTLQLDVHTHGIDLDVDKGLLHITYDMLTGEDQKHLHTLSISYKEDLRS
- the speB gene encoding agmatinase, with product MRFDEAYSGKVFIGSHPTWEDAKVILYGMPMDWTVSYRPGSRFGPNRIREVSIGLEEYSPYLDRELHEVPFFDAGDIPLPFGNAQKSLDLIEEYVDSILEKGKFPLGMGGEHLVSWPVFRAMHKKYPDLAIIHMDAHTDLREEYEGEPLSHSTPIRKVAGLIGPENVFSFGIRSGMKEEFEWAKEAGMHISKFEVLEPLKQVLPKLKGRPVYVTIDIDVLDPAHAPGTGTVDAGGITSKELLASIHAIAGSEVQVVGADLVEVAPVYDHSDQTANTASKLLREMLLGFVK
- the speE gene encoding spermidine synthase yields the protein MSELWYTEKQTKNFGITLKVNKTLHTEQTDFQHLEMVETEEFGNMLFLDGMVMTSEKDEFVYHEMVAHVPLFTHPNPENVLVVGGGDGGVIREILKHPSVKKATLVDIDGKVIEYSKKFLPSIAGKLDDPRVDVKVGDGFMHIAEADNEYDVIMVDSTEPVGPAVNLFSKGFYAGISKALKEDGIFVAQTDNPWFTPELITNVQRDVKEIFPITKLYTANIPTYPSGLWTFTIGSKKYDPLAVEDSRFFDIDTKYYTKELHKAAFVLPKFVSDLIK
- a CDS encoding transglycosylase domain-containing protein, whose product is MDTIMSNKKIRMTVKTIRACFFIGLLAFLFAGTVFLTILLIAKWQGAPSVQVPQSTTIYAADGSKLGESSFGEKRYWVPLKDMSPYIRQAAVAVEDKTFYEHHGFDVKRMAGAAVADIRAMAKVQGASTITQQYARNLYLDHDKTWKRKWNEAFYTIRLEQNYTKDEILEGYLNTIYYGHGAYGVEAASRLYFGKKAKNLTLAESALLAGIPKGPSLYSPYVNEEKAGARKNMILRHMQEDGMITKKAAAEAAKEKLSYRPLQKKQLQAKQAPYFYDDVIRELKQSLGLTEEQIETYGLHIQTTLNPELQKIAEKTLKSTIYSKSDIQIGFTAIHPQTGHVLALIGGRDYEKSPFNRVTQAKRQPGSTMKPLLYYIALQNGFTPATVMRSEETVFELDDQGSGAAYSPSNYHGYYANDGITMLQALALSDNIYAVKTHLFLGMEQLVRAGKTFGINEKLDQVPSLALGTSPIKPIEMTNAYAMLVNGGKRVKPTFITKVTDAKGNVLFEEKQKREQVLDEKAAFVTTDMMSGMFNDQLNGYTSVTGRTIMKDLTRTYGGKSGTTGADSWMIGFSPQLVTGVWTGYDKGRTIDSVEETAYAKKIWASFMESALSKQPASSFMPPDGVKGVYINPKTGDLAGPGCESKVFTYFIEGTEPTGVCYGAEDKSSEQDPVQDQKPKKWWEKWLKR
- a CDS encoding YwhD family protein — encoded protein: MEGKKKKPIGFNIIKKTDATDGHGGFGAGALSLDNISPVIIDVEEKEAVIDIGAMHARSAVEKGIKFLKTKEEVPNGKPYWLVWVTIDRREEGPYYAGVTACEMTVDRSIRRGYKSLPEHVNFMDKSMKRNIVVSHMDDVSKKVLADFLKSHNEALWEASTDELKEGLSVPE
- a CDS encoding site-2 protease family protein, with protein sequence MNQFLVYPLELIPYVAITLVVAFTMHELAHAYVAYRFGDPTAKNQGRLTLNPLKHLDVFGTILIFVAGFGWARPVPVNRYHFKNPRLAGICVSIAGPLSNLVLAFLGFFVYVLLQKFGGESLMRFEPGVDHFFRIFINLNVILFLFNLLPLPPLDGYRIIEDVVSPRIRAKMTQFEQYGIIIFLIFVITPLGQFVFGPLIGMRDQIIQWFNLILKPLL